In Suttonella indologenes, one genomic interval encodes:
- the glmM gene encoding phosphoglucosamine mutase — MTDSRKYFGTDGVRGHVGTEPMTPQWVMHLAWSVGKMLNDAGFAGDKVLVGKDTRISGYMLENAVVAGLSAAGMDVHMLGVMPTPGIAYFTRTFHAAAGVVISASHNVFSDNGVKVFARGGYKLPDSAEAQIERYLERPMKLVAPAEMGKVYRIDEARGRYIEFCKNSIALNLPFERLKIVLDCANGATYAIAPAVFRELGAKVKVIHAEPNGCNINAGCGSTHPESLQRAVRDEQADFGIAFDGDGDRVLMVDRQGRLIDGDVILYIIAKYRAFRGEKLHNVVGTLMTNLGLERAFANMGIQLHRTNVGDRYVLEKLQELDARIGGENSGHIICLDRNSTGDGIIAALQVLAAILEMQTSMEELTADLHMTTQILKNVTVEQRDHVMQSENVKNAIAQAEQQLGKAARLLIRPSGTEPKIRVMAEGDDEQQLENVVNELIRVIKQENSHA; from the coding sequence ATGACGGATTCTAGAAAATATTTCGGTACTGACGGTGTGCGCGGTCATGTCGGCACGGAGCCGATGACACCGCAATGGGTCATGCATCTGGCTTGGTCGGTAGGCAAAATGCTCAATGATGCAGGTTTTGCCGGCGACAAGGTGTTGGTAGGTAAAGATACGCGGATTTCAGGTTATATGTTGGAAAACGCGGTGGTTGCAGGTCTTTCTGCCGCCGGTATGGATGTGCATATGCTCGGTGTGATGCCTACGCCGGGGATTGCTTATTTTACCCGTACCTTCCATGCAGCGGCGGGTGTGGTTATCAGTGCCTCGCACAATGTCTTCAGCGATAACGGTGTGAAAGTTTTTGCCCGCGGCGGTTATAAATTGCCCGATAGCGCCGAAGCGCAGATTGAGCGTTATTTGGAGCGTCCGATGAAACTGGTAGCGCCGGCGGAAATGGGCAAGGTTTATCGCATTGATGAAGCGCGTGGTCGTTATATTGAATTTTGTAAAAACTCGATTGCCCTGAATTTGCCCTTTGAGCGCTTGAAAATCGTATTGGATTGCGCCAATGGCGCGACCTATGCCATCGCACCGGCGGTATTTCGTGAATTAGGCGCAAAAGTAAAAGTCATTCATGCCGAGCCGAACGGCTGTAACATCAATGCCGGCTGCGGCTCTACGCATCCGGAATCTTTGCAGCGCGCCGTACGCGACGAACAAGCCGATTTCGGTATTGCTTTCGACGGCGACGGCGACCGCGTTTTAATGGTCGATAGACAAGGGCGACTTATCGATGGTGACGTGATTTTATACATCATCGCCAAATACCGCGCTTTTAGGGGCGAGAAACTACATAATGTGGTCGGTACCTTGATGACCAATTTAGGTTTGGAGCGTGCATTTGCCAATATGGGCATTCAGTTGCACCGCACTAATGTCGGCGATCGCTATGTCTTGGAAAAATTGCAAGAATTGGATGCGCGTATCGGCGGTGAAAATTCCGGGCATATTATTTGCTTGGATCGAAATTCGACAGGAGACGGCATCATAGCCGCTTTGCAAGTCTTGGCGGCGATACTGGAAATGCAAACCAGTATGGAAGAGCTGACCGCCGATTTGCACATGACCACGCAAATATTAAAAAATGTGACGGTGGAACAAAGAGACCACGTCATGCAAAGCGAAAATGTGAAAAACGCGATTGCACAAGCCGAGCAGCAATTAGGCAAGGCAGCGCGTTTGTTAATCCGCCCATCAGGCACGGAGCCGAAAATCCGCGTTATGGCGGAAGGCGATGACGAGCAGCAATTAGAAAATGTCGTGAATGAATTAATTCGGGTAATTAAACAGGAGAACAGTCATGCGTAA
- the secG gene encoding preprotein translocase subunit SecG codes for MILIIAQIIFLATAIGLSVLILLQQSKGAGIGASFGAGASGTVFGARGAGSFLYKLTRILAVIFFISALMMGYVQNKQANSGNILQNNQFETQNSAAGIDVPLGDSDNSAPASDAGIPLESNQ; via the coding sequence ATGATTTTAATCATTGCGCAAATTATTTTTCTCGCAACGGCAATAGGGCTGAGTGTTCTGATTCTGTTGCAACAATCAAAAGGCGCTGGAATAGGCGCCTCTTTTGGCGCAGGCGCTTCAGGCACCGTATTCGGTGCGCGCGGTGCAGGTTCGTTTTTATATAAATTAACGCGCATTCTGGCGGTGATATTTTTTATCAGCGCTTTGATGATGGGTTATGTGCAAAATAAACAAGCGAATAGCGGTAATATTTTGCAAAATAATCAGTTTGAAACGCAAAATTCAGCAGCAGGTATTGACGTGCCCCTTGGCGATAGTGATAATAGCGCCCCTGCTTCTGATGCCGGTATTCCTTTGGAAAGCAATCAGTAA
- the tpiA gene encoding triose-phosphate isomerase has protein sequence MRKPIAAANWKMNGDLALIDTFAAADLAHGNVQTIWGLPAILLPAAKAAGFADLAGEDVSAYEKGAYTGEISAAMLKEAGCTYCIIGHSERRTMHGEDENILQEKWRQLKAQGIHPLYCLGESEAEYDGGQTQAAIERQLLPILEAGLVDEHTVLAYEPVWAIGTGKAATAEYAQSVHEQIRKILSEKCGNMAEKVRILYGGSVKPDNAAELIAKADIDGFLVGGASLQADAFGKIIEAMA, from the coding sequence ATGCGTAAACCCATAGCAGCCGCCAATTGGAAAATGAACGGCGATTTGGCCTTAATCGATACATTTGCCGCCGCCGATTTGGCGCATGGCAATGTGCAAACCATCTGGGGTTTACCGGCAATTTTATTGCCGGCGGCGAAAGCGGCGGGATTTGCCGATTTGGCAGGCGAAGACGTATCGGCCTACGAAAAAGGCGCTTACACCGGCGAGATTTCTGCCGCTATGCTGAAAGAAGCCGGCTGCACCTATTGCATTATCGGACACTCAGAACGTCGCACCATGCACGGTGAAGACGAAAACATCTTGCAAGAAAAATGGAGACAATTAAAAGCGCAGGGCATTCATCCCTTGTATTGCTTGGGAGAGTCGGAAGCCGAATATGACGGCGGACAAACCCAAGCGGCGATTGAACGCCAATTGCTGCCGATTTTGGAAGCCGGATTGGTAGACGAACATACGGTATTGGCATATGAGCCGGTATGGGCAATCGGTACGGGGAAAGCCGCTACCGCAGAGTATGCGCAAAGCGTGCATGAGCAAATTCGGAAAATCCTTTCTGAGAAATGTGGTAACATGGCGGAAAAGGTAAGAATTCTTTATGGTGGCAGCGTGAAGCCCGACAATGCGGCAGAGCTGATTGCAAAAGCCGATATCGACGGATTCTTAGTAGGCGGAGCATCTTTACAAGCAGATGCTTTTGGTAAGATTATTGAGGCTATGGCATGA
- the nhaA gene encoding Na+/H+ antiporter NhaA, with the protein MNSSIGSGMLLIVLTVIAMLLANSPLYGLYDKLLHQHLVIAIGDMRIDMTLHHWINDALMCIFFYLVGLEIKREMLVGELSSFRQAILPIMAAMGGMVVPALVYFAFNPSGPNASGWGIPMATDIAFAIAILLLLGDRVPAGLMTILMALAIVDDLGAVAVIALFYTEAINYTALISAFICFAVLMVFNRAGVRAIWAYLVVATAMWLCMLFSGVHATIAGVLGALATPVHSLYRPAEFSREARKLLDRFDIYRENEKSFMVSDRLNAVLYTLESGINRAQTPLQRLEHTLHKPVYFLVIPLFVLFNAGVHLDFGTLHLLPQSSVVQGVVLGLSVGKLIGIFAAVWLCVKLNLAVLPKGVNFGHIIGVGLLAGIGFTMSIFISELAFKNDPLHLSEAKIAILFASICAGVLGYCWLRFFTSKETH; encoded by the coding sequence GTGAACAGTTCGATTGGCAGCGGCATGTTGCTAATCGTATTGACAGTGATTGCGATGCTACTGGCGAATTCGCCTTTGTACGGACTTTATGACAAGCTTTTGCATCAGCATTTAGTGATTGCTATCGGCGATATGCGCATTGATATGACTCTGCATCATTGGATAAATGATGCGCTGATGTGTATTTTCTTTTATCTCGTCGGTTTGGAAATCAAGCGTGAAATGTTGGTAGGGGAGTTGTCCTCTTTCCGTCAGGCGATTTTGCCGATTATGGCAGCCATGGGCGGGATGGTTGTTCCTGCATTGGTCTATTTTGCTTTTAATCCTAGCGGTCCGAATGCCAGCGGTTGGGGTATTCCGATGGCCACCGATATTGCTTTTGCGATTGCGATTTTGCTGCTCTTGGGCGATCGCGTTCCGGCAGGATTAATGACGATTTTGATGGCTTTGGCGATTGTGGATGATTTGGGTGCGGTGGCGGTCATTGCCTTGTTTTATACGGAAGCTATTAATTATACAGCTTTGATTTCCGCCTTTATTTGCTTTGCTGTCTTGATGGTGTTTAATCGCGCGGGTGTTCGGGCGATTTGGGCGTATTTAGTAGTAGCGACTGCGATGTGGTTATGTATGTTGTTTTCCGGCGTACATGCTACGATTGCCGGCGTTTTGGGGGCTTTGGCAACGCCGGTACATTCTTTGTATCGCCCTGCCGAATTCAGTCGCGAAGCGCGTAAGTTATTAGACAGATTCGATATTTATCGCGAAAACGAAAAGTCTTTTATGGTGTCTGATCGCTTAAATGCCGTGCTTTATACTTTGGAAAGCGGCATCAATCGGGCGCAAACTCCTTTGCAACGTTTAGAGCATACTTTGCATAAGCCTGTATATTTCTTAGTAATCCCGTTGTTTGTACTATTTAATGCCGGTGTGCATTTGGATTTCGGTACATTGCATTTATTACCGCAGAGTTCGGTGGTGCAGGGGGTTGTTTTAGGTTTGAGCGTGGGTAAATTAATCGGCATTTTCGCCGCAGTATGGCTGTGTGTGAAATTAAATTTGGCGGTCTTGCCTAAAGGTGTGAATTTCGGTCATATCATTGGCGTCGGACTCTTGGCGGGTATCGGCTTTACGATGTCAATCTTTATTTCGGAACTAGCCTTTAAAAATGATCCTCTGCATTTGTCGGAAGCGAAAATCGCTATTTTATTTGCCTCAATCTGCGCCGGCGTGTTGGGCTATTGCTGGTTGCGCTTTTTTACCAGTAAGGAAACACATTAA